From a single Marinitoga sp. 38H-ov genomic region:
- a CDS encoding FtsW/RodA/SpoVE family cell cycle protein gives MNKKILKSRALLFILMIGIALTLGTFFVYSSLKAMEYSFSQVEIESKFQKHIITIVLSSFLGFIAFILSKYVTKGKYIINFVYLVILTLLVVALTQTPINGTKRWISFSGFQLQPSEFMKLFLPLYLSWYYYKIGNKKKYFAYGIIVPLFIIGLSVSLIFLEPDLSTSLLIFILGIFTIYINGVKNIHFYLTIILLFAIGMFIILNTDVLHGYQKSRLEQFKSIEKNYQLSQSLDAITNGGLFGSGAFVGEEKYTVPYSYSDFIIAVIGEEWGKLGIIMIITLYFLISRELILISRYIKNSAGRNYMVIFAFWIFFQSFINVGVSVGMLPTTGVTLPLMSYGNSSLMITLVSIGYIMGMIYYEIIDENNTEDKVEIINEV, from the coding sequence GTGAATAAAAAAATACTGAAAAGTAGAGCTTTATTATTTATACTAATGATTGGTATTGCCTTAACTCTAGGAACATTTTTTGTATATAGTTCTTTAAAAGCTATGGAATATTCGTTTTCTCAAGTAGAAATAGAGAGTAAATTTCAAAAACATATTATAACAATAGTGTTATCCTCATTTTTGGGTTTTATAGCTTTTATATTATCAAAATATGTTACAAAAGGAAAGTATATTATAAACTTTGTTTATTTAGTTATTCTTACACTATTAGTCGTTGCATTAACTCAAACTCCTATAAACGGTACAAAAAGATGGATTTCATTTTCAGGTTTTCAATTACAGCCATCGGAGTTTATGAAATTATTTTTACCATTATATCTTTCATGGTATTATTACAAGATTGGAAATAAGAAAAAATATTTTGCATATGGAATAATTGTTCCATTATTTATTATCGGATTAAGTGTCTCTTTAATATTTTTGGAACCTGATTTAAGTACTTCTCTTTTAATTTTTATTCTTGGTATATTTACTATATATATAAACGGAGTAAAAAATATACATTTTTATCTAACAATTATTCTTTTATTTGCTATTGGAATGTTTATTATTTTAAATACAGACGTTTTACATGGATATCAAAAATCTCGTTTAGAACAGTTTAAAAGCATTGAAAAAAATTATCAATTAAGTCAATCTTTAGATGCTATTACAAATGGAGGATTATTTGGTTCAGGTGCATTTGTTGGTGAAGAAAAATATACAGTTCCTTATTCATATAGTGATTTTATTATCGCTGTTATTGGAGAAGAATGGGGAAAATTAGGAATTATAATGATAATTACATTGTATTTCTTAATTTCTAGAGAACTTATATTAATATCACGATATATTAAAAATTCTGCAGGAAGAAACTATATGGTTATATTTGCTTTTTGGATTTTCTTTCAAAGTTTTATAAACGTAGGGGTATCTGTTGGAATGTTACCTACAACTGGTGTTACTTTACCGCTAATGAGTTATGGAAATTCTTCTTTAATGATAACCCTAGTTTCTATTGGATATATTATGGGCATGATATATTATGAAATAATAGACGAAAACAATACTGAAGATAAGGTGGAAATTATAAATGAAGTATAA